Proteins from a single region of Catenulispora acidiphila DSM 44928:
- a CDS encoding putative PEP-binding protein — MRGVCNRTDSPLEGSILVAPSLEAGLYDAIVAASAVVCSSGGRTGHMQSICRGRGIPVLRIDHDDLADLAGEVTLHLDSESITIGPALSAHAPEAGTEAPSLQNLGSACAVIADLRDIDTINACGPGAAQVESFFIREEFLCLAAGLSPLDAFGGGPTDVTGYGKAVADRLCMFVDALLPSQRIVLRMLDLRSDHAASVTERAPITIEPNPELGLHGARWLLGSAAYRDALHAVLGALHDQLGDAARRVHLSVPFLTDAEEFTQVMDHLQLPEEVPVAAFIETPAAVHAAEALCAAGASELFLGTKDLAQFYLAADRNNHLVAESYQTRHPAVLDGLDRVITAARTAGTPVRVFALHADLKHYLDRLPTPDGYMMCTAELERMILQSR, encoded by the coding sequence GTGCGCGGCGTGTGCAACAGAACCGACAGCCCGCTGGAAGGATCCATCCTCGTCGCCCCCTCGCTCGAAGCAGGCCTCTACGACGCCATCGTGGCGGCGAGTGCGGTCGTCTGCAGCTCGGGCGGCCGCACCGGGCACATGCAGTCGATCTGCCGCGGCCGGGGCATCCCGGTGCTGCGCATCGACCACGACGACCTCGCCGACCTGGCCGGCGAGGTCACGCTCCACCTGGACAGCGAGTCGATCACCATCGGACCGGCCCTGAGCGCCCACGCCCCCGAGGCGGGCACCGAGGCGCCCTCGCTGCAGAACCTGGGATCGGCGTGCGCCGTCATCGCCGACCTGCGCGACATCGACACGATCAACGCGTGCGGGCCCGGAGCCGCGCAGGTCGAGTCGTTCTTCATCCGCGAGGAGTTCCTGTGCCTGGCGGCCGGTCTCAGCCCGCTCGACGCGTTCGGCGGCGGACCGACCGACGTCACCGGCTACGGAAAGGCCGTCGCGGACCGGCTGTGCATGTTCGTCGACGCCCTGCTGCCCAGCCAGCGCATCGTGCTGCGCATGCTCGACCTGCGCTCGGACCACGCGGCGAGCGTGACCGAGCGCGCGCCGATCACCATCGAGCCGAACCCCGAGTTGGGCCTGCACGGCGCGCGCTGGCTCCTGGGCTCGGCCGCGTATCGGGACGCCCTGCACGCCGTGCTCGGCGCCCTGCACGACCAACTCGGCGACGCCGCGAGAAGGGTCCACCTCTCCGTCCCTTTTCTCACGGACGCCGAAGAGTTCACCCAGGTCATGGACCATCTCCAGCTCCCGGAGGAGGTCCCGGTCGCGGCGTTCATCGAGACGCCGGCAGCCGTGCACGCCGCGGAGGCACTGTGCGCGGCGGGCGCGAGCGAGCTGTTCCTCGGCACGAAGGACCTCGCGCAGTTCTACCTCGCGGCCGACCGCAACAACCACCTCGTGGCAGAGTCCTACCAAACCCGACACCCCGCCGTCCTGGACGGGCTCGACAGAGTCATCACAGCGGCACGCACCGCGGGCACGCCGGTGCGCGTGTTCGCACTCCACGCGGATCTGAAGCACTACCTGGATCGGCTGCCGACGCCGGACGGGTACATGATGTGCACCGCCGAACTCGAGCGGATGATCCTTCAGTCGCGCTGA
- a CDS encoding FAD/NAD(P)-binding protein, which yields MLRTAPCPRVLIVGAGLAGTATAIRLLCFARRPLEVVLVERRADYRSAGVAYHRDGNPWDHVFNIQAGRMSAFREDVLDFVRWANREADRGDWPAPWADWEFTEHGPAPRRIFQDYLAERLAYARQEASEGVVLVEADGEVVDIARCGAGLDVTVRPPVADPENPGGEALPGTPSVLYADHVVLATGLELRDMPFSTDVLGHASFIRNPYSRTGIRTVESLAPDATVAIVGSVLSAYDSTAFLLRRGHSGPIHLISRTGTIFRTYPENHEHAVVQLPCPTSLLQPYQNREELIERVRTEWTAACALVTKDHPDISPEVVAERVTKAWEPYLPEAIALIPNPELRNLLDEFSTLIAALRVSAVHYTMSVIEPAMRPADGTVKLVVGKVENVAPADSGRLVVTVAGPETKQAIEADLVISNFGREPDYDRVDHPLWRNLFQRGLAVPHRRTGRGVDVDGDGTLLTPDGEPSGPLSVVGVPREGDEIVRNGRTGAFAFNLAAVKNQSIVVAAQVLEQIELREGDLARHLEGYRKQLGTLEQTAAAGFEEAVVLKVRSMAMRARSGRSSLDAETGDRIRSVSALCDTPAYPIDASHRDRLMGVIVTRAAVRRLTDVSVTPRQLRRQLGLANPDDTED from the coding sequence ATGCTTCGAACCGCCCCATGCCCGAGGGTGCTCATCGTCGGGGCAGGGTTGGCCGGGACTGCTACGGCGATCCGGTTGTTGTGCTTTGCTCGTCGGCCTTTGGAAGTCGTGTTGGTGGAGCGGCGGGCCGATTATCGGTCGGCGGGGGTCGCTTATCATCGCGACGGCAATCCCTGGGATCATGTGTTCAACATTCAGGCGGGGCGGATGTCGGCGTTCCGGGAGGATGTGCTCGACTTCGTGCGGTGGGCGAATCGGGAGGCTGATCGGGGGGATTGGCCGGCGCCTTGGGCCGATTGGGAGTTCACCGAGCATGGTCCGGCGCCTCGGCGGATCTTTCAGGACTACCTCGCCGAGCGGTTGGCGTACGCCAGGCAGGAGGCGAGTGAGGGCGTCGTGCTCGTCGAGGCCGACGGCGAGGTGGTCGACATCGCGCGCTGTGGCGCGGGCTTGGACGTGACTGTCCGGCCGCCGGTTGCGGATCCTGAGAATCCCGGCGGGGAGGCCTTGCCGGGCACGCCGAGCGTCCTCTACGCCGATCACGTCGTGCTCGCTACAGGGCTCGAGCTTCGGGACATGCCCTTCTCCACCGATGTGCTCGGGCACGCCTCGTTCATCCGCAATCCCTACTCCCGCACCGGGATCCGCACCGTCGAGTCATTGGCACCGGATGCGACCGTCGCGATCGTCGGGTCCGTGCTCAGCGCGTACGACTCGACGGCGTTCCTGCTGCGCCGCGGCCACAGCGGTCCGATCCACCTGATCTCCAGGACCGGCACGATCTTCCGGACCTATCCGGAGAACCACGAGCACGCCGTCGTCCAGCTCCCCTGCCCGACGTCGTTGTTGCAGCCGTATCAGAACCGTGAGGAACTCATCGAGCGGGTTCGCACGGAGTGGACCGCGGCCTGCGCTCTGGTCACGAAGGACCATCCCGACATCTCCCCCGAGGTCGTCGCCGAGCGCGTGACCAAGGCGTGGGAGCCGTATCTGCCCGAAGCCATCGCCCTGATTCCCAACCCCGAACTGCGCAACCTCCTGGATGAATTCAGTACCCTGATAGCTGCCCTGCGGGTGAGCGCCGTGCACTACACAATGTCCGTCATCGAGCCCGCGATGCGCCCGGCCGACGGGACGGTGAAACTCGTCGTCGGCAAGGTCGAGAACGTCGCCCCGGCGGACTCCGGGCGCCTCGTGGTGACCGTCGCCGGTCCGGAGACCAAGCAGGCCATCGAAGCGGACCTGGTCATCTCCAACTTCGGGCGGGAGCCGGACTACGACCGGGTCGACCATCCCTTGTGGCGCAACCTGTTCCAGCGGGGTCTGGCCGTGCCGCACCGGCGCACCGGGCGCGGTGTGGACGTCGACGGCGACGGGACGCTGCTGACGCCCGACGGCGAGCCGTCCGGACCGCTGTCGGTGGTCGGTGTGCCGCGCGAGGGCGACGAGATCGTCCGGAACGGCCGCACCGGGGCGTTCGCCTTCAACCTGGCGGCCGTGAAGAACCAGTCCATCGTGGTCGCCGCGCAGGTCCTGGAGCAGATCGAGCTGCGCGAGGGCGACCTGGCGCGCCACCTGGAGGGCTACCGCAAACAACTCGGCACGCTCGAACAAACAGCCGCGGCCGGATTCGAGGAGGCTGTCGTACTGAAGGTGAGGAGTATGGCCATGCGCGCACGAAGCGGGCGAAGCTCGCTCGACGCCGAGACCGGCGACCGGATCCGCTCCGTGTCAGCGCTCTGTGACACCCCTGCTTACCCGATCGACGCCTCCCATCGCGACCGGCTGATGGGGGTGATCGTCACCCGCGCCGCGGTGCGACGTCTCACGGACGTCTCGGTGACGCCGCGGCAGCTGCGCCGACAACTGGGTTTGGCGAACCCCGACGACACGGAGGACTGA
- a CDS encoding RHS repeat-associated core domain-containing protein, whose amino-acid sequence MARPTGWDVLGLDGDPTPGVVESVQALAKEFGDFAHDVEAAYHSLNSFGSDATALTWVGQTADAFKGKYGPLPGRLQKLYTSYSEASDALSAYAPLLQAAQTKADAALRQAQDAHADLQRATTNANTAATDLKTAQQNHATTPNPQAVTDAQTAHDTAQTNLNNAKAHMASLTKQANDAYNDRINAAKTCGSALHHAQSDGIHNKSWWQHVGEDLSKWGGEIGKIAGELAPILDIIALATSWIPGVDVVTAAIAEADNIIAIAGTAVGAIGDAMQGHWGDALLGAGMVALTFVGGRALGSGAEDLEGEAGALEGEAGALEGEGGALGDAAEGGGADVPTGEGESPGGVGDDALEGDGVSNANTGGDPVDLVSGQMVALETDLELPGVLPIVLRRAYASGYRTGRLFGPGWSSTLDQRLSVNAAGIHLAGDDGQTLHYPLPAGEEEVLPSRGARWPLIWDRAADEIRVTDPRSGLIRHFPVVHFGSPDGQIRDVVRISDRNANRIDIVRDPEGTPTGVEHNGYRLAIDAVATTNGPRVAAIRLLDGSEQGVVVKRYEYDEHGRLTGVVNSSGMPYTYQWDDFHRITAWVDRSGFRYSYEYDTNGRVVRGVGADGYLSGDFAYDPAARTTVFTDSLNRAKTYHYDLNGHLDRAVEASGAALVFLDDAYGRRLRGTDRRGMTTVFDRDAAGNTIRVQRPDGTTLSAEFNALNSPTSVVQADGTCWRQEHDAAGNVIVQLDPLDARTEFGYDSLGALVSITDDAGDRTAYEVDAAGQTVSVTGPDGSVHRIERDAFGRVVAVTAPDGGVTRYAWSVEGGLRSRVRPDGSREAWETDADGNLVAYTDQLGAVTRYEVGPFGKVAARIEADATRFEYRYDTEMQVVSVTGPGQVQWSYTYDQSGNLVQETDYNDRSLAYSYDADGWLAESVDALGQRMVFQRDPLGRVVGRQTVDAEYTYGYDANGRMLSASGAGSRLEFAYDAVGRVVAETIDGRTTRSGYDALGRRVARVTPAGAESSWRYDATGRAVVFAAGDVEQHIGYDLGGREVSRALGIGGAVLSRAFDAAGRIATERIATERIATERIDPSLSRSYAYHADGVPAAVTDSLRGTQEYIADPRGRISEVRGPHGGGESYSYDGFGNIVQAASALSTDSIGGRDVRGTRVLRAGHVHYDYDAAGRVVRIRKQTLSGQVRIQTFAWDADGRLKQAVLPDGSAWHYRYDPLGRRLAKQHVLADGTEAERVEFAWDGPRLIEQHSLDAAGRTTTVTWDYDPDTGLPVAQRRRSWAAEAAQERVDEMFHAIVTNLVGMPTELVTPDGRVAWYQNTDLYGQSVAVATGGDPDLECPLRFAGQYFDAETGLHYNVQRYYDPAIAAYLTPDPLGLAPALNDHAYVPNPLTMVDPLGLASGARVPSPPFSAGGYSTPGNNQELNVDDMLKAGEDWLGPGYGEPKAGSGRFVSSDGSRVFRMGDSDILGKHGGGPHCNFEYMEPDPKTGRMSVTQNDHVYFTNGCIQ is encoded by the coding sequence ATGGCACGTCCAACGGGGTGGGATGTTCTGGGGTTGGATGGGGATCCGACACCTGGTGTGGTGGAATCGGTGCAGGCGTTGGCGAAGGAGTTCGGGGACTTCGCCCACGATGTGGAAGCGGCGTATCACAGCCTGAACTCGTTCGGTTCGGATGCGACGGCGCTGACGTGGGTGGGTCAGACTGCTGATGCGTTCAAGGGCAAATACGGTCCGCTGCCCGGTCGTCTACAGAAGCTGTACACCTCGTACAGCGAAGCCTCTGATGCGTTGTCGGCGTATGCGCCGCTGCTTCAGGCCGCACAGACCAAAGCCGACGCCGCCTTGCGTCAAGCTCAAGACGCGCATGCTGATCTGCAGCGTGCCACCACCAACGCCAACACCGCAGCGACGGATCTGAAGACCGCGCAGCAGAACCACGCCACAACCCCTAACCCCCAAGCGGTCACCGACGCGCAGACCGCGCATGACACCGCACAGACCAACCTGAACAACGCCAAGGCGCATATGGCGTCGTTGACCAAGCAAGCCAACGACGCCTACAACGACCGCATCAACGCCGCCAAAACCTGTGGCAGTGCCCTGCATCACGCCCAATCCGACGGCATCCACAACAAGTCCTGGTGGCAGCACGTCGGCGAGGACCTGTCCAAGTGGGGCGGCGAGATCGGCAAAATCGCCGGCGAGCTCGCCCCGATCCTGGACATCATCGCCTTGGCGACCTCCTGGATCCCCGGTGTCGACGTCGTCACGGCAGCCATCGCCGAAGCCGACAACATCATCGCCATCGCCGGCACGGCCGTCGGCGCTATCGGGGACGCCATGCAAGGGCACTGGGGCGATGCGCTGCTCGGCGCCGGCATGGTCGCCCTGACCTTCGTCGGCGGCCGAGCCCTGGGTTCGGGAGCCGAAGACCTCGAAGGCGAAGCCGGTGCCCTGGAAGGGGAAGCCGGCGCTCTCGAAGGCGAGGGCGGCGCGCTCGGCGACGCGGCGGAGGGCGGCGGAGCCGATGTACCGACTGGGGAGGGCGAATCGCCCGGCGGGGTCGGCGACGACGCGCTCGAAGGCGACGGCGTCAGCAACGCCAACACCGGCGGCGACCCCGTGGACCTGGTCTCGGGCCAGATGGTCGCGCTGGAGACGGATCTGGAACTGCCCGGCGTGCTGCCGATCGTGCTGCGCCGCGCCTACGCCTCCGGCTACCGCACCGGACGCCTGTTCGGTCCCGGCTGGTCCTCGACCCTCGACCAGCGGCTGTCGGTCAACGCCGCGGGCATCCACCTCGCCGGCGACGACGGTCAGACGTTGCACTACCCCCTGCCGGCCGGTGAGGAGGAAGTGCTTCCGTCCCGAGGCGCGCGCTGGCCGCTCATCTGGGACCGCGCCGCGGACGAGATCCGTGTCACCGATCCTCGCAGCGGCCTGATACGGCACTTCCCGGTCGTGCACTTCGGGAGCCCCGACGGCCAGATCCGCGACGTCGTCCGCATCAGCGATCGCAACGCCAACCGGATCGACATCGTGCGCGACCCGGAAGGGACGCCGACCGGTGTCGAGCACAACGGCTACCGGCTCGCCATCGACGCCGTGGCGACCACGAACGGTCCGCGCGTCGCCGCGATCCGCCTCCTGGACGGCAGCGAGCAAGGCGTCGTCGTCAAGCGGTACGAGTACGACGAGCACGGTCGGCTGACCGGAGTCGTCAACTCCTCCGGGATGCCGTACACGTATCAGTGGGATGATTTCCACCGGATCACGGCGTGGGTCGATCGTTCCGGCTTCCGTTACTCCTACGAGTACGACACCAACGGCCGAGTGGTGCGCGGCGTCGGCGCAGACGGCTATCTGTCGGGCGATTTCGCCTACGATCCGGCTGCCCGAACAACGGTCTTCACGGACTCGCTCAACCGCGCCAAGACCTATCACTACGACCTGAATGGCCACCTGGATCGGGCCGTCGAGGCGTCCGGCGCCGCTCTGGTCTTCCTCGACGACGCCTACGGCCGCCGGCTGCGCGGCACCGACCGGCGCGGGATGACGACGGTCTTCGACCGCGACGCGGCCGGGAACACGATCCGCGTCCAGCGTCCGGACGGCACGACGCTCAGCGCGGAATTCAATGCCCTGAATTCCCCCACCTCGGTGGTCCAGGCCGACGGCACGTGCTGGCGGCAGGAGCACGACGCCGCCGGGAACGTCATCGTGCAGCTCGATCCGCTCGACGCGCGCACCGAGTTCGGCTACGACAGCCTGGGCGCGCTGGTGTCGATCACCGATGACGCCGGCGACCGCACCGCCTACGAGGTCGACGCGGCGGGACAGACTGTCTCGGTGACCGGGCCCGACGGCTCGGTGCACCGGATCGAGCGCGACGCGTTCGGCCGGGTCGTCGCCGTGACGGCGCCGGACGGCGGCGTGACGCGGTATGCATGGAGCGTCGAGGGCGGGCTGCGCTCCCGTGTCAGGCCCGACGGTTCGCGGGAGGCGTGGGAGACCGACGCCGACGGGAACCTCGTGGCGTATACCGACCAGCTCGGCGCCGTCACGCGCTACGAAGTCGGTCCGTTCGGCAAGGTGGCGGCGCGGATCGAGGCCGACGCCACCCGGTTCGAGTACCGGTACGACACCGAGATGCAGGTGGTGTCGGTCACCGGTCCCGGGCAGGTCCAGTGGTCCTACACCTACGACCAGAGCGGGAATCTGGTCCAGGAGACGGATTACAACGACCGCAGCCTCGCCTACTCCTATGACGCGGACGGCTGGCTCGCCGAGTCCGTCGACGCGCTCGGTCAGCGGATGGTCTTCCAGCGCGACCCGTTGGGCCGGGTCGTCGGGCGGCAGACCGTGGACGCCGAATACACCTACGGCTACGACGCGAACGGCCGGATGCTGTCCGCCTCCGGCGCCGGTTCGCGGCTCGAATTCGCCTACGACGCCGTCGGCAGGGTGGTGGCGGAGACGATCGACGGCCGTACGACACGCTCCGGATACGACGCCCTGGGACGGCGCGTCGCCCGCGTCACTCCGGCCGGCGCCGAGTCGTCGTGGCGGTACGACGCCACGGGTCGCGCCGTGGTCTTCGCCGCGGGTGACGTCGAGCAGCACATCGGGTACGACCTCGGCGGTCGGGAAGTCAGCCGGGCGCTGGGGATCGGGGGCGCGGTGTTGTCCCGCGCCTTCGACGCCGCCGGTCGGATCGCCACGGAGCGGATCGCCACCGAACGGATCGCCACCGAACGGATCGATCCTTCTCTGAGCCGCTCCTACGCCTATCACGCCGACGGCGTCCCGGCCGCGGTGACCGATTCCCTGCGCGGGACGCAGGAGTACATCGCCGACCCGCGAGGAAGGATCTCCGAGGTCCGGGGTCCGCACGGCGGCGGCGAGTCGTACTCCTACGACGGATTCGGCAACATCGTGCAGGCCGCCAGTGCGCTGTCGACCGACAGCATCGGCGGTCGCGACGTACGCGGCACGCGTGTGCTTCGCGCGGGGCACGTCCACTACGACTACGACGCGGCCGGGCGGGTCGTCCGGATCCGCAAGCAGACGCTGTCCGGCCAGGTCCGCATCCAGACCTTCGCCTGGGACGCCGACGGCCGGCTCAAGCAAGCCGTCCTGCCCGACGGCTCGGCGTGGCACTACCGCTACGATCCGCTCGGCCGGCGCCTCGCCAAGCAGCACGTCCTGGCCGACGGCACCGAGGCCGAGCGTGTCGAGTTCGCCTGGGACGGACCGCGCCTGATCGAGCAGCACAGCCTCGACGCCGCGGGCCGGACGACCACGGTGACGTGGGACTACGACCCGGACACCGGACTGCCGGTGGCGCAGCGGCGGCGGTCGTGGGCGGCGGAGGCCGCGCAGGAGCGGGTCGATGAGATGTTCCACGCGATCGTCACCAACTTGGTCGGCATGCCCACCGAGCTCGTCACCCCCGACGGCCGGGTCGCGTGGTATCAGAACACCGATTTGTACGGGCAGTCCGTCGCCGTGGCGACCGGCGGCGACCCAGACCTCGAATGCCCGCTGCGCTTCGCCGGGCAGTACTTCGACGCCGAGACCGGCCTGCACTACAACGTGCAGCGGTACTACGACCCGGCGATCGCGGCGTATCTGACCCCTGACCCGCTGGGCTTGGCGCCGGCGCTCAACGACCACGCCTACGTCCCGAACCCGCTGACCATGGTCGACCCGCTCGGTCTGGCCTCCGGCGCGCGCGTCCCGTCGCCGCCGTTCTCCGCCGGCGGGTACAGCACGCCCGGCAACAACCAGGAACTCAACGTCGACGACATGCTCAAGGCCGGCGAGGACTGGCTCGGCCCGGGCTACGGCGAGCCGAAGGCGGGCAGCGGACGCTTCGTGTCGTCGGACGGCAGCCGCGTCTTCCGCATGGGCGACAGCGATATCCTCGGCAAACACGGCGGCGGCCCGCACTGCAACTTCGAATACATGGAACCGGACCCCAAGACCGGCAGGATGTCGGTCACCCAGAACGACCACGTCTACTTCACAAACGGATGCATCCAATGA
- a CDS encoding carboxymuconolactone decarboxylase family protein has protein sequence MSVSTTEDAATAVIDPMFAQMFGATAGHADAITELTEREKTFLRVTAAVCQAGLGHVFDAYVRLGVEHGVSTSEVRALLRFISYDCGYHAAAAGFERLAAFEARHGIVPDAVEPLGEAFVSTGADAVPSALPETARDILRDLDPHYLEFFDLQSRMRSGHGPDTLTERERGLVCLSIDVHYQTLEESFNAHASRAIRGGASQEEVRAALRFIAQFGATRVWRGWKALNAYFAESV, from the coding sequence GTGAGCGTTTCGACGACCGAAGACGCGGCGACCGCCGTCATCGACCCGATGTTCGCGCAGATGTTCGGCGCCACTGCCGGTCACGCCGACGCGATAACCGAGCTGACCGAACGGGAGAAGACCTTCCTGCGCGTGACGGCCGCCGTCTGCCAGGCCGGTCTCGGGCACGTGTTCGACGCCTACGTCCGCCTCGGCGTCGAGCACGGCGTGTCCACGTCCGAAGTTCGAGCCCTGCTGCGCTTCATCTCCTACGACTGCGGATACCACGCCGCCGCTGCGGGGTTCGAGCGGCTCGCCGCGTTCGAGGCGCGGCACGGCATCGTGCCGGACGCGGTCGAACCGCTGGGGGAGGCGTTCGTCTCCACCGGCGCCGACGCGGTGCCGAGCGCTCTGCCGGAGACGGCACGCGACATCCTGCGGGACCTCGACCCGCACTACCTGGAGTTCTTCGATCTGCAGTCGCGGATGCGTTCCGGGCACGGTCCGGACACCTTGACCGAGCGGGAGCGCGGGCTGGTGTGCCTCAGTATCGACGTGCACTACCAAACCCTTGAGGAGTCCTTCAACGCGCATGCCAGCCGCGCCATTCGGGGCGGCGCTTCGCAGGAGGAGGTCCGCGCCGCGCTTCGTTTCATCGCTCAGTTCGGCGCCACGCGCGTCTGGCGAGGCTGGAAGGCGCTCAACGCGTACTTCGCCGAGTCGGTCTGA
- a CDS encoding cell wall-binding repeat-containing protein, producing MARTRLSALAVTTSLAAAGVGGIGGIGAEAAHAAVAAEATQPGGTQGEVATTAALPILTETSRMVVRADLTGSFADTNIDLTKSAVLWGDGSKSPIAVDSGTREVSVGDHTYTAAGVHTVVLSLVEQGASTSIANSADIAVGDVAGLSIQRSAHFGSAVPAFYNGTQADSFDTNVTFSINWGDGHVDTTAPGESVFDLPSTHVYAVPRSAPYTAVLTVYNNGVAAAVASLPITINASTVQAALHLMPTAPYSVSANLAGSSVDVDAKAATYTIDWGDGTAQAPDTQTFHGVGATLPANPSHKYAAAGNYTVRLTVRDGLGGAATAATTVLVSAPVRPVATVTQYAGIDRYRTSLLVSQARWANHGVADDPAHRLEANAVVLATGTAFPDALSGIPLAKAKNGPLLLTDGARASVDPTVLTEIQRVLPKGSMIYILGQTGAVSQGIQTELSKLGYRVTRYGGTDRYATSLLIAQLGMQNPSHIVVARGDQGADNTGFADALSAGPLAADIFGGGDAAIVLSDNKTLTPATAAYVKGKFADASTDVAAVGGAAVAAVATLPGSATASTPLAGTDRYDTARLVAQLFATHDPIGIATGLQFPDALAGGALMASLGGPLILTDPTSETAGAAGTAKAVLQFAGTTPAVNIFGGDAAVSPGVVSVIMGQVGQGTLNRIS from the coding sequence GTGGCTCGCACGCGCCTGTCGGCTCTGGCCGTCACGACCTCCTTGGCCGCCGCCGGGGTCGGTGGGATCGGCGGGATCGGCGCCGAGGCGGCGCACGCGGCGGTCGCCGCCGAGGCGACGCAGCCGGGCGGCACGCAGGGCGAGGTGGCGACAACCGCCGCCTTGCCGATCCTCACCGAGACGAGCCGCATGGTGGTCCGCGCGGACCTGACCGGGTCGTTCGCCGACACGAACATCGACCTGACCAAGAGCGCGGTCCTGTGGGGCGACGGCTCGAAGTCCCCGATCGCGGTCGACTCCGGGACGCGCGAGGTGTCGGTCGGCGACCACACGTATACGGCCGCCGGCGTCCACACGGTCGTGCTCTCCCTCGTGGAGCAGGGCGCCAGCACCTCGATCGCCAACTCGGCCGACATCGCCGTCGGTGACGTGGCGGGTCTGTCGATCCAGCGGAGCGCGCACTTCGGCAGCGCCGTGCCCGCGTTCTACAACGGGACGCAGGCCGACAGCTTCGACACCAACGTGACCTTCTCCATCAACTGGGGTGACGGGCACGTCGACACGACCGCGCCGGGCGAGTCGGTGTTCGACCTGCCGTCCACGCACGTCTACGCGGTGCCGCGGTCCGCGCCGTATACGGCGGTGCTGACCGTGTACAACAACGGCGTCGCGGCGGCGGTGGCGTCGCTGCCGATCACCATCAACGCCAGTACCGTCCAGGCGGCGCTGCACCTGATGCCGACCGCGCCGTACTCCGTCTCCGCCAACCTGGCGGGCTCCTCGGTGGACGTCGACGCGAAGGCTGCGACGTACACGATCGACTGGGGTGACGGGACGGCTCAGGCTCCTGACACGCAGACGTTCCACGGTGTCGGCGCCACGCTGCCGGCCAACCCGAGCCACAAGTACGCCGCGGCGGGTAACTACACCGTCAGGCTCACCGTCAGGGACGGGCTCGGCGGTGCCGCGACCGCGGCGACGACCGTCTTGGTGAGCGCCCCGGTGCGGCCGGTGGCGACGGTCACGCAGTACGCGGGCATCGACCGCTACCGGACGAGCCTGCTGGTTTCGCAGGCGCGCTGGGCGAACCACGGCGTGGCCGACGACCCGGCGCACCGCCTTGAGGCGAACGCGGTCGTGCTGGCGACCGGCACCGCGTTCCCGGACGCGCTGTCCGGCATCCCGCTGGCGAAGGCGAAGAACGGGCCGCTGCTGCTGACCGACGGCGCGCGGGCTTCGGTGGACCCGACGGTCCTGACCGAGATCCAGCGCGTCCTGCCGAAGGGCAGCATGATCTACATCCTCGGCCAGACCGGCGCGGTCAGCCAGGGCATCCAGACCGAGCTGTCGAAACTCGGATACCGCGTCACCCGCTACGGCGGCACCGACCGCTACGCGACGTCTCTGCTGATCGCCCAACTCGGCATGCAGAACCCGTCGCACATCGTCGTGGCCCGCGGCGACCAAGGCGCCGACAACACCGGCTTCGCCGACGCCCTGTCCGCCGGCCCTCTCGCCGCCGACATCTTCGGCGGCGGCGACGCAGCCATCGTCCTGTCGGACAACAAGACCCTCACCCCCGCCACCGCGGCATACGTGAAGGGCAAGTTCGCCGACGCCTCCACCGACGTGGCAGCCGTCGGCGGCGCAGCAGTGGCAGCCGTAGCAACCCTCCCCGGCTCCGCCACCGCCAGCACACCCCTCGCCGGCACAGACCGCTACGACACCGCCCGCCTCGTAGCCCAACTCTTCGCCACCCACGACCCCATCGGCATAGCCACCGGCCTCCAATTCCCCGACGCCCTCGCCGGCGGCGCCCTCATGGCCTCCCTCGGCGGCCCCCTCATCCTCACCGACCCCACCAGCGAAACAGCCGGCGCCGCCGGCACCGCCAAAGCCGTCCTCCAATTCGCCGGCACCACCCCAGCGGTGAACATCTTCGGCGGCGACGCCGCGGTCAGCCCGGGAGTCGTCAGCGTGATCATGGGCCAGGTCGGGCAGGGGACGCTGAACCGGATCTCGTGA